Proteins encoded in a region of the Podarcis muralis chromosome 2, rPodMur119.hap1.1, whole genome shotgun sequence genome:
- the LOC114592442 gene encoding E3 ubiquitin-protein ligase TRIM17-like has translation MDVDKYRKRIQSEVTCCVCLSYFTRPVELGCGHNFCKTCILRCWEESGERTRCPECRTVVEKDFRQNRLLADLVGVISEWDYVAERDAQRRRSKCQRHQKTLDLFCRDDEAPFCGECDTSQGHSGHRVVSVAEAVQDYKLLPRNLSQDPNGNFGFSFQDQPCRCPETQKEEEAENLADNRREKNSHHLLERLMSDRQKMKGEFRQLHSFLDEQEYQLLKQLEEVENEIARKLMQDHGSTSQRHEERSTFGGTNNIPYGLMCKFWNFGHINTFLASSFRQFKGSIRSGLSVRKGFYIRR, from the exons ATGGATGTGGACAAGTATAGGAAGAGGATCCAGAGTGAAGTCACCTGTTGCGTCTGCCTCAGTTACTTTACTCGTCCAGTAGAACTGGgctgtgggcacaacttctgcaaaACCTGCATCTTGAGGTGCTGGGAGGAGTCTGGTGAGAGAACCAGGTGCCCCGAGTGCAGAACGGTTGTAGAAAAGGACTTCAGGCAAAACAGGCTTCTCGCAGATTTGGTTGGAGTCATCAGTGAGTGGGATTATGTTGCAGAGAGAGATGCTCAAAGGAGGCGCTCAAAATGTCAAAGGCACCAGAAGACCCTGGACCTCTTTTGCCGGGACGACGAAGCCCCCTTCTGTGGGGAGTGTGACACATCTCAAGGGCACAGTGGCCACAGGGTTGTTTCTGTGGCAGAAGCCGTCCAAGACTACAAG TTATTGCCTAGAAACCTCTCACAGGACCCAAATGGGAACTTTGGCTTTTCTTTTCAGGATCAGCCCTGCAGGTGCCCGGAGactcagaaggaggaggaggcagaaaatCTGGCGGATAACAGAAGAGAAAAGAACAGTCACCACTTGCTT GAGAGACTAATGTCTGATAGGCAGAAGATGAAGGGTGAGTTTAGGCAGCTACATTCGTTTCTGGATGAACAGGAATACCAACTGCTGAAGCagctggaagaggtggagaatgaGATTGCGAGGAAACTCATGCAG GATCATGGAAGCACTTCGCAGAG GCACGAGGAGAGATCGACATTTGGGGGTACCAACAATATCCCTTATGGATTGATGTGCAAATTCTGGAACTTCGGTCATATCAATACATTTCTGGCAAGTTCCTTTCGGCAGTTCAAAG GCAGTATAAGATCAGGACTCTCTGTGCGGAAAG gatTTTACATCAGGAGATAA
- the LOC114592347 gene encoding zinc finger protein RFP-like: MADEKRRKSFQQEVTCPICFCYYTSPVVLDCGHCFCRMCIVRCWEEPGRDSRCPECRSTVARNLKVSRNISNFVKMLRDWDASAEREARRRRSECQRHQQPLDLFCEDERVPFCGDCAGPQEHRGHRVVSVEEAVQVYKRQIEREKEKTVAEFRRLHQFLEEQEDLLLEKMQELEEEIARKREEHLDRLSRDLIPLETLILEMEKRLQRPTSEVLPDIGSLLKTFEEREVIKTPVVFSPALNWRAWEFSDMNPFLEGVIQEFKDALTSDLKYLKKAKVTLDPETAHPQLILSADRLSVTCGDMCEEVPDNPKRFNQLTVVLGREAFTEGRYSWEVTVGNEEEWALGVARKSVRRKGMFNFTPQEGVWAMGKWRGQYRALSDNPYHLHPSGELRRIRVTLNYTGQRVAFFDVDRGIALLAFAGGSFSGEDLLPFFWLQERAHLRLSP; encoded by the exons ATGGCTGACGAGAAACGCAGGAAGTCATTTCAGCAAGAGGTCACCTGCCCCATCTGCTTCTGCTACTATACCAGCCCGGTGGTGCTAGACTGTGGGCATTGCTTCTGCCGTATGTGCATCGTGAGATGCTGGGAGGAGCCGGGCAGAGATTCCAGGTGCCCTGAGTGCAGAAGCACCGTTGCCAGGAACTTGAAGGTGAGCCGAAACATCTCCAACTTTGTTAAGATGCTCAGGGACTGGGACGCTTCCGCAGAGAGAGAGGCTCGAAGAAGGAGGtcagaatgccagaggcatcagCAGCCCTTGGATCTGTTCTGTGAGGACGAACGTGTCCCCTTCTGCGGAGATTGTGCCGGACCCCAAgagcacaggggccacagagtgGTCTCCGTGGAAGAAGCTGTCCAAGTATACAAG AGgcaaatagagagagagaaagaaaagacggTGGCCGAGTTCAGACGTCTGCACCAGTTCTTGGAGGAACAAGAGGACCTTCTGCTGGAGAAAATgcaagagctggaggaggagattGCAAGGAAAAGGGAGGAGCACCTGGACAGGCTCTCCAGGGATCTCATACCCCTTGAAACTCTCATCCTGGAGATGGAAAAGAGGCTTCAGCGGCCAACCAGTGAAGTCCTGCCG GATATTGGAAGCCTTTTGAAGAC gtttGAGGAGAGAGAGGTGATTAAGACACCGGTGGTTTTTTCTCCTGCATTAAACTGGAGGGCGTGGGAATTCAGTGATATGAACCCATTTCTGGAAGGTGTCATACAAGAATTCAAAG ACGCCCTAACATCTGATTTGAAATATCTGAAGAAAG CAAAAGTGACTCTGGATCCGGAGACAGCTCACCCCCAGCTCATTCTGTCTGCGGATCGCCTGAGTGTGACGTGCGGAGATATGTGTGAAGAGGTGCCCGACAACCCGAAGAGATTCAACCAGCTCACGGTGGTGCTGGGGAGAGAGGCGTTCACAGAAGGCCGATATAGTTGGGAGGTTACTGTGGGGAATGAGGAAGAATGGGCTCTGGGGGTGGCCCGGAAATCTGTGAGGAGAAAGGGCATGTTCAACTTCACTCCCCAGGAAGGGGTCTGGGCTATGGGGAAGTGGAGGGGTCAGTACAGGGCCCTCAGTGATAATCCTTATCACCTGCACCCCAGCGGTGAGCTCAGAAGGATCCGAGTGACTCTGAACTACACTGGGCAGCGAGTGGCCTTTTTCGATGTCGACAGAGGAATCGCCCTTCTTGCCTTTGCAGGGGGTTCCTTCTCCGGAGAAGACCTTCTCCCCTTCTTCTGGCTGCAGGAAAGAGCCCATCTCAGGCTCTCTCCGTAG